The following proteins are co-located in the Betta splendens chromosome 9, fBetSpl5.4, whole genome shotgun sequence genome:
- the kcnj8 gene encoding ATP-sensitive inward rectifier potassium channel 8, with product MLARKSIIPEEFALPGLVSRVPRKPVFRDRVNKARFIAKNGSCNLAHKNIREQGRFLQDVFTTLVDLKWRFTLVIFTTTFVSSWLLFAMVWWLVAFAHGDLNQEQRNATQSYCVTEVKSFTSAFLFSIEVQVTIGFGGRMMTDQCPIAIAFLILQNIAGLIINAVMLGCIFMKTAQSNRRAETLIFSRHAVIAVRNNHLCFMIRIGDLRKSMIIGATVRLQVVRKTTTPEGEVIPIHQIDVQTESAVASNSLFLLAPLIICHVIDKNSPLYDLSAMELQCSDLEVIVILEGVVETTGITTQARTSYISEEIQWGHRFVPIVTEEEGVYSVDYSKFGNLVKVSTPLCSAKELDETPSILIQTIQKNELSHQNSLRKRNSMRRNNSMRKGGGGGGGGGGSLRRNNSGLAAAKVQFYTPTDASKNLNAVT from the exons ATGCTGGCGAGGAAAAGCATTATCCCGGAGGAGTTCGCGCTGCCGGGGCTCGTGTCGCGCGTGCCCCGCAAGCCGGTGTTCAGGGACCGCGTGAACAAGGCGCGCTTCATCGCCAAAAACGGCTCGTGCAACCTGGCGCACAAGAACATCCGCGAGCAGGGCCGATTCCTGCAGGACGTCTTCACCACGCTGGTGGACCTGAAGTGGCGCTTCACGCTGGTCATCTTCACCACGACGTTCGTCAGCAGCTGGCTGCTCTTCGCCATGGTGTGGTGGCTGGTGGCGTTCGCGCACGGAGACCTGAACCAGGAGCAGCGGAACGCGACTCAAAGCTACTGCGTCACCGAAGTCAA GTCGTTCACCTCCGCGTTCCTGTTCTCCATCGAAGTCCAGGTGACCATTGGCTTTGGAGGGCGGATGATGACGGACCAGTGTCCGATCGCCATCGCGTTCCTCATCCTGCAGAACATAGCTGGGCTCATCATTAATGCTGTGATGCTGG GCTGTATCTTCATGAAGACGGCCCAGTCCAACCGTCGAGCGGAGACGCTGATCTTCAGCCGCCACGCCGTCATCGCTGTCCGAAACAACCACCTGTGCTTCATGATCCGCATCGGAGACCTCAGGAAGAGCATGATCATAGGAGCGACCGTCAGGCTGCAG GTGGTGAGGAAGACGACCACGCCGGAGGGGGAGGTGATCCCCATCCATCAGATCGACGTGCAGACAGAAAGCGCCGTGGCCAGCAACAGCCTGTTCCTGCTGGCGCCGCTCATCATCTGCCACGTCATCGACAAAAACAG CCCGCTGTACGACCTGTCGGCCATGGAGCTGCAGTGCAGCGACCTGGAGGTGATCGTCATCCTGGAGGGCGTCGTGGAGACGACGGGCATCACCACACAGGCCCGGACCTCCTACATCTCCGAGGAGATCCAGTGGGGCCACCGCTTCGTTCCCATagtgacggaggaggagggcgtgTACTCCGTGGACTACTCCAAGTTTGGGAACCTGGTGAAG GTGTCGACGCCGCTCTGCAGCGCCAAAGAGCTGGACGAGACGCCGTCCATCCTGATCCAGACCATCCAGAAGAACGAGCTGTCCCACCAGAACTCGCTGAGGAAGCGCAACTCCATGCGCCGCAACAACTCCATGCGcaagggcggcggcggcggcggcggcggcggcgggagccTGCGCAGGAACAACTCGGGGCTCGCCGCGGCCAAGGTCCAGTTCTACACGCCCACGGACGCCAGTAAGAACCTCAACGCCGTCACCTGA